In one Nocardioides luteus genomic region, the following are encoded:
- the thiS gene encoding sulfur carrier protein ThiS has protein sequence MRITVNGEPMEVGGTVADLLETRTGDRRPSGIAVAVAEEIVPRDDWAERSLQDGDVVEIVTAVQGG, from the coding sequence ATGAGGATCACCGTGAACGGCGAGCCGATGGAGGTCGGTGGCACCGTCGCCGATCTGCTCGAGACCAGGACCGGCGACCGGCGGCCGAGCGGCATCGCGGTCGCCGTCGCCGAGGAGATCGTTCCTCGCGACGACTGGGCGGAACGCTCGCTCCAGGACGGCGACGTGGTCGAGATCGTGACGGCGGTGCAGGGCGGATGA
- the thiD gene encoding bifunctional hydroxymethylpyrimidine kinase/phosphomethylpyrimidine kinase, giving the protein MNPPVALTVAGTDSGGAAGTAADLATFAALGVHGACVITAVTAQDTTGVSDIHAIPFATIEAQLHAVFDDLPVAAVKTGMLGSAETVELVARLCADRPLVVDPVLVATSGAVLGGEDVRRAYLDHLLPVATVVTPNLDEARALAGRDGSPEELAEELAGLKPAVIVTGGDPAATGECTDWLAEPGKSAIPLRHPAVLTSNDHGTGCTYSSALAARLAHGAPLREGAEQAAAYVTRQLATSRQWTLGRGRGPVAHLFTDQPSPTSTKETA; this is encoded by the coding sequence ATGAACCCGCCGGTCGCGCTCACCGTCGCGGGGACCGACTCCGGGGGAGCGGCGGGCACGGCGGCCGACCTGGCCACCTTCGCCGCGCTCGGGGTCCACGGCGCCTGTGTGATCACCGCCGTCACCGCCCAGGACACGACCGGCGTCAGCGACATCCACGCCATCCCGTTCGCGACCATCGAGGCGCAGCTCCACGCTGTCTTCGACGACCTTCCCGTCGCGGCCGTGAAGACCGGCATGCTCGGCAGCGCCGAGACGGTCGAGCTCGTCGCGCGCCTGTGCGCCGACCGCCCGCTCGTCGTCGACCCCGTCCTCGTCGCCACCTCGGGAGCGGTGCTCGGTGGTGAGGACGTACGCCGCGCCTACCTCGACCACCTGCTCCCCGTCGCCACCGTCGTCACCCCCAACCTCGACGAGGCTCGGGCCCTGGCGGGACGCGACGGGTCACCCGAGGAGCTCGCCGAGGAGCTCGCCGGGCTGAAGCCGGCGGTGATCGTCACCGGAGGTGACCCGGCCGCCACCGGGGAGTGCACCGACTGGCTCGCCGAGCCCGGGAAGTCCGCGATCCCGCTGAGACACCCCGCGGTCCTCACGAGCAACGACCACGGCACCGGCTGCACCTACAGCTCGGCCCTGGCCGCCCGTCTCGCCCACGGCGCACCGCTGCGGGAGGGGGCCGAGCAGGCCGCGGCGTACGTCACCCGACAGCTCGCCACCAGCAGGCAGTGGACCCTCGGCCGCGGCCGGGGCCCGGTCGCCCACCTCTTCACAGATCAGCCCAGCCCGACAAGCACGAAGGAGACAGCATGA
- a CDS encoding thiamine phosphate synthase translates to MTVLPRLLVLTDRSQLPLGRSLLATMAACAEAGLTHVVLRELDEPLEHRAKLAELLAGLGLNVIAAHTPLPAAVGVQLPASASCNTSFVELLALSERPDSRCNSVLHLGRSCHSATEVATAAEQGFDYAMLSPYAVTESKPGYGPPLGPGTFGDLPLPTYALGGITSDNAADPVAGGAYGVAVMGAVMRADEPGQVVRDLLAALAAGVTR, encoded by the coding sequence ATGACCGTGCTACCGAGACTGCTCGTCCTCACCGACCGCTCCCAGCTGCCGCTCGGCCGCAGCCTGCTCGCGACGATGGCAGCGTGCGCCGAGGCGGGCCTGACCCACGTCGTACTCCGCGAGCTCGACGAGCCCCTGGAGCATCGGGCGAAGCTGGCCGAGCTGCTCGCCGGGCTCGGCCTGAACGTCATCGCCGCCCACACACCCCTGCCCGCGGCGGTCGGGGTGCAGCTCCCGGCTTCCGCGAGCTGTAACACGTCGTTCGTAGAACTACTCGCCCTATCGGAGCGACCGGATAGTCGGTGTAACAGCGTGTTACACCTCGGCCGCAGCTGCCACAGCGCCACTGAGGTCGCCACCGCCGCCGAGCAGGGGTTCGACTATGCGATGTTGAGCCCGTATGCGGTGACCGAGTCCAAGCCCGGTTACGGGCCGCCGCTCGGGCCGGGCACCTTCGGCGACCTGCCGCTCCCGACGTACGCACTGGGCGGGATCACCTCGGACAACGCCGCCGACCCGGTCGCAGGGGGCGCCTACGGGGTCGCCGTGATGGGCGCGGTGATGCGAGCAGACGAGCCGGGACAGGTCGTGCGCGACCTTCTCGCCGCCCTCGCCGCGGGGGTGACCCGATGA
- a CDS encoding thiazole synthase: MSVLKIAGRELSSRLFLGTGGLPHLALLPDVIDAAEPGLVTVSMRRTSSTASGGLLETLRSAGVPILPNTAGCLSAREAVLTAELAREALETDWVKLEVIGDETSLMPDAVELVEAAEQLVRKGFTVLPYATDDAVLARRLEDAGCAAVMPLGSPIGSGLGILNPYAIEAVVAAVDVPVVLDAGVGTASDAVLAMELGCSAVLAATAVTRADDPVAMARALRLAVEAGHTARAAGRIPRQAVARASSPMEGRIA, encoded by the coding sequence ATGAGCGTGCTGAAGATCGCCGGCCGCGAGCTGTCCTCGCGCCTCTTCCTCGGCACCGGCGGCCTGCCCCACCTGGCGCTGCTCCCGGACGTCATCGACGCGGCCGAGCCGGGTCTGGTGACGGTGTCGATGCGGCGTACGTCCTCGACGGCGTCCGGAGGCCTGCTCGAGACGCTCCGCAGCGCGGGCGTGCCGATCCTGCCCAACACCGCCGGCTGCCTCTCGGCGCGCGAGGCGGTGCTGACCGCCGAGCTGGCCCGCGAGGCGCTGGAGACCGACTGGGTGAAGCTGGAGGTGATCGGCGACGAGACCTCGCTGATGCCCGACGCCGTCGAGCTGGTCGAGGCCGCCGAGCAACTGGTGCGCAAGGGCTTCACGGTCCTGCCGTACGCCACCGACGACGCCGTCCTCGCCCGCCGGCTCGAAGACGCGGGCTGTGCCGCGGTGATGCCGCTCGGCTCGCCGATCGGGTCGGGGCTCGGCATCCTCAACCCCTACGCCATCGAGGCCGTCGTGGCCGCCGTCGACGTGCCGGTGGTGCTCGACGCCGGGGTCGGCACCGCCTCGGACGCGGTCCTGGCGATGGAGCTCGGCTGCTCCGCCGTCCTCGCCGCCACCGCGGTCACGCGCGCCGACGACCCGGTCGCGATGGCCCGCGCGCTGCGGCTGGCCGTCGAGGCCGGGCACACCGCCCGCGCCGCCGGCCGGATCCCACGCCAGGCCGTCGCCCGCGCCTCCTCGCCGATGGAAGGACGCATCGCATGA
- the thiE gene encoding thiamine phosphate synthase, with amino-acid sequence MVSSRDDLALLPAFAEVGVTGFQVRDKTATTRELLALTATVIERVGTYEACVVVDDRLDVALAAGADGVHLGASDLPLAEARRIADAVSPGLIIGATCRDRAAVEAAADAGADYAGFGPVFATTSKAGLPDPLGVAAVTDAAGVLPLIAIGGISAESAGPVRAAGAHGVAVIGGLWRQPDPLQAAKELVEAVG; translated from the coding sequence TTGGTCTCCTCGCGCGATGATCTCGCGCTGCTGCCCGCCTTCGCGGAGGTCGGTGTCACCGGCTTCCAGGTGCGCGACAAGACCGCGACGACCCGTGAGCTGCTCGCGCTGACGGCAACCGTGATCGAGCGGGTCGGGACGTACGAGGCCTGTGTGGTCGTCGACGACCGGCTCGACGTCGCGCTCGCCGCCGGTGCGGACGGCGTCCATCTCGGTGCGTCCGACCTGCCGTTGGCCGAGGCCCGGCGGATCGCCGACGCGGTCTCCCCGGGGCTGATCATCGGCGCGACCTGCCGCGACCGTGCCGCCGTCGAGGCGGCTGCCGACGCGGGCGCGGACTACGCCGGGTTCGGGCCGGTCTTCGCGACCACGTCCAAGGCCGGGCTTCCCGACCCGCTGGGGGTCGCTGCCGTCACCGATGCGGCCGGCGTGCTGCCGCTGATCGCGATCGGCGGCATCTCGGCCGAGTCTGCCGGGCCGGTGCGCGCCGCCGGCGCCCATGGGGTCGCCGTGATCGGCGGGCTCTGGCGACAACCCGATCCACTCCAAGCCGCGAAGGAGCTCGTGGAAGCGGTCGGCTGA
- the thiC gene encoding phosphomethylpyrimidine synthase ThiC, which yields MTVHPAHTRLELGDLKVPVTRVALTNGETFDRYCTEGPGSQPEQGLPPRRDEWIDERGDTEAYDGRRTELLDNGKAAVRRGAARQEWQGERRQPRKGRNITQMHYARQGIVTKEMAYVAVRESCDPELVREEVAAGRAIIPNNVNHPESEPMIIGKRFLVKINANIGNSAVTSSIAEEVDKLTHAITWGADTVMDLSTGDDIHTTREWILRNSPVPIGTVPIYQALEKVNGEADKLTWEVFRDTVIEQAEQGVDYMTIHAGVLLRYVPLTANRVTGIVSRGGSIMAGWCLAHHQENFLYTHYDELCEIFKQYDVAFSLGDGLRPGSTADANDEAQLSELRTLAELTTRAWEHDVQVMVEGPGHVPLNLVKENVDLQQEWCHGAPFYTLGPLATDIAPGYDHITSAIGAATIAMHGTAMLCYVTPKEHLGLPDKDDVKTGVITYKLAAHAADIAKGHPGARDHDDALSRARFEFRWRDQFALSLDPVTAEAFHDETLPAEGAKTAHFCSMCGPKFCSMKISQDVRDRFGGGDGASSEEVEAGMMEKSKEFAAAGSRVYLPLAD from the coding sequence ATGACCGTCCACCCCGCCCACACCCGCCTCGAGCTCGGTGACCTGAAGGTCCCGGTTACCCGGGTCGCGCTGACCAACGGCGAGACCTTCGACCGCTACTGCACCGAGGGCCCGGGATCCCAGCCGGAGCAGGGTCTCCCGCCGCGTCGCGACGAGTGGATCGACGAGCGCGGCGACACCGAGGCCTACGACGGCCGCCGGACCGAGCTGCTGGACAACGGCAAGGCAGCCGTACGCCGCGGCGCGGCCCGCCAGGAGTGGCAGGGCGAGCGCCGCCAGCCGCGCAAGGGCAGGAACATCACCCAGATGCACTACGCACGGCAGGGCATCGTCACCAAGGAGATGGCCTACGTCGCGGTGCGGGAGAGCTGCGACCCCGAGCTGGTCCGCGAGGAGGTGGCGGCGGGCCGCGCAATCATCCCCAACAACGTCAACCACCCCGAGTCCGAGCCGATGATCATCGGCAAGCGGTTCCTGGTGAAGATCAACGCCAACATCGGCAACTCCGCCGTCACGTCCTCCATCGCCGAGGAGGTCGACAAGCTCACCCACGCGATCACCTGGGGCGCGGACACGGTGATGGACCTGAGCACCGGCGACGACATCCACACCACCCGCGAGTGGATCCTGCGCAACTCGCCCGTCCCGATCGGCACCGTCCCGATCTACCAGGCCCTGGAGAAGGTCAACGGCGAGGCCGACAAGCTGACCTGGGAGGTCTTCCGCGACACGGTCATCGAGCAGGCCGAGCAGGGCGTCGACTACATGACGATCCACGCGGGCGTCCTGCTCCGCTACGTCCCGCTCACCGCCAACCGCGTCACCGGCATCGTGTCCCGAGGCGGTTCGATCATGGCCGGCTGGTGCCTGGCCCATCACCAGGAGAACTTCCTCTACACGCACTACGACGAGCTGTGCGAGATCTTCAAGCAGTACGACGTCGCCTTCTCCCTCGGTGACGGCCTCCGCCCGGGCAGCACCGCCGACGCCAACGACGAGGCCCAGCTCTCCGAGCTGCGCACCCTCGCCGAGCTCACGACGCGGGCCTGGGAGCACGACGTCCAGGTCATGGTCGAAGGCCCTGGCCACGTCCCGCTCAACCTGGTGAAGGAGAACGTCGACCTCCAGCAGGAGTGGTGCCACGGCGCGCCGTTCTACACGCTGGGCCCGCTCGCGACCGACATCGCGCCGGGCTACGACCACATCACGAGTGCCATCGGCGCGGCCACGATCGCGATGCACGGCACCGCGATGCTCTGCTACGTCACCCCGAAGGAGCACCTCGGCCTGCCCGACAAGGACGACGTGAAGACCGGCGTGATCACCTACAAGCTCGCCGCCCACGCCGCCGACATCGCCAAGGGCCACCCCGGCGCCCGTGACCACGACGACGCCCTCTCCCGGGCCCGCTTCGAGTTCCGCTGGCGCGACCAGTTCGCGCTCTCCCTGGACCCGGTCACCGCGGAGGCATTCCACGACGAGACCCTGCCGGCGGAGGGCGCCAAGACCGCCCACTTCTGCTCCATGTGCGGCCCGAAGTTCTGCTCGATGAAGATCAGCCAGGACGTACGCGACCGCTTCGGCGGCGGCGACGGTGCCTCTTCCGAGGAGGTCGAGGCCGGGATGATGGAGAAGTCGAAGGAGTTCGCGGCGGCGGGAAGTCGGGTGTACCTCCCGCTCGCCGACTGA
- a CDS encoding FAD-dependent oxidoreductase, with product MRARILGAGIVGLSVADELIRRGHEVSVVDPSPGSGASYAAAGMLSPAGEAWHGEEELTRLCLASLALWPDFASRLGVPVHTRGTLLAGVDAGDVQQVERQLAVLDLAGVSYERLGRRDLLGYEPGLGRVAGGAFLAEDHSVDPRAVVAALLARVGDRVGVETNTAVDVTVIATGAHLPAPYSSLIRPVRGDVVRVRTQEWVERTVRAWVHGEQVYVVPRTDSDEVVIGATSEERDGPLLPTVEGVWRLLDSARRVVPALDRAGVVEVTSRDRPGTADNLPLVGPTQEPGVVLAAGAYRNGVLLAPLIARLVADHIETGTVEPAVDPRRFRMKEDG from the coding sequence ATGCGGGCGCGGATCCTCGGTGCCGGGATCGTCGGACTCTCCGTGGCCGACGAGCTGATCCGTCGTGGTCACGAGGTCTCGGTGGTCGATCCGTCGCCGGGTTCAGGGGCGTCGTACGCCGCTGCCGGCATGCTCAGCCCGGCCGGGGAGGCCTGGCACGGCGAGGAGGAGCTGACGCGGCTGTGCCTGGCGTCGCTCGCGCTGTGGCCCGACTTCGCTTCGCGGCTAGGGGTGCCTGTGCACACCCGCGGGACGCTGCTGGCCGGCGTCGACGCCGGAGATGTCCAGCAGGTCGAGCGGCAGCTCGCGGTGCTCGACCTCGCCGGGGTGTCCTACGAACGGTTGGGGCGGAGGGATCTGCTCGGCTACGAACCCGGGCTCGGCCGAGTCGCCGGTGGCGCCTTCCTCGCCGAGGACCACTCCGTCGACCCGCGGGCCGTCGTCGCGGCGCTGCTCGCGCGGGTCGGCGACCGTGTTGGTGTCGAGACCAACACAGCCGTTGACGTGACCGTCATCGCCACGGGGGCGCACCTCCCCGCTCCGTACTCCTCCCTCATCCGCCCGGTCCGCGGCGACGTGGTGCGGGTGCGGACGCAGGAGTGGGTGGAGCGGACCGTGCGGGCGTGGGTGCACGGCGAGCAGGTCTACGTCGTGCCGCGGACCGACAGCGACGAGGTCGTCATCGGGGCGACGTCGGAGGAGCGCGACGGCCCGCTGCTGCCGACCGTCGAGGGCGTCTGGCGGCTGCTCGACTCCGCCCGCCGGGTCGTGCCCGCGCTCGACCGGGCCGGCGTCGTGGAGGTGACCTCGCGCGATCGCCCCGGCACCGCCGACAACCTTCCGCTGGTCGGTCCGACCCAGGAGCCGGGGGTCGTGCTCGCCGCGGGCGCCTATCGCAACGGGGTCCTGCTCGCGCCGCTCATCGCGCGGCTGGTCGCCGATCACATCGAGACAGGAACGGTGGAGCCCGCGGTCGACCCGCGCCGGTTCCGGATGAAGGAGGACGGATGA